A single window of Poecilia reticulata strain Guanapo linkage group LG10, Guppy_female_1.0+MT, whole genome shotgun sequence DNA harbors:
- the nkx1.2lb gene encoding NK1 transcription factor-related protein 1, whose product MNRDRGAASGPGSDGLQTVMGRDRAAAGGPVVDTLQPAMSRDRPGSGDGVQTMVGPESGEMLDAGAAAEKRLFSVAASRDPQAVENHTEPPPVLAPPQQGLGHRTTSFSVLDILDPNKFTSNRRHTSLSQHVSHHVERELIACDAENRRAGPGERELSSLEPSKSCYVAEEYQSKDSFVYRSPDEEDYHRSGTPDSEGPDGIYSSEESSSALPSNGDREMGQHGHSDPSRDTKSPGGGPPAQISSGQTNAGQGTKPKRKRSGSDSKSGKPRRARTAFTYEQLVALENKFKSTRYLSVCERLNLALSLSLTETQVKIWFQNRRTKWKKQNPGADTSAPTAGGAGGAGGGGGGTGGGLGSLSPLSPSPPVSGHLAMHAGYAGHHHPPTGSLVQLPFLTASHVLSPFMLGTQSYAAPAFYSTHL is encoded by the exons ATGAACCGAGACAGAGGCGCGGCATCCGGGCCTGGATCGGACGGGCTCCAGACGGTTATGGGACGGGACAGAGCCGCAGCAGGAGGGCCCGTGGTGGACACACTCCAGCCCGCAATGAGTCGGGACAGACCGGGGAGCGGGGACGGGGTTCAGACGATGGTGGGCCCAGAGAGCGGGGAGATGTTGGACGCAGGCGCCGCCGCGGAAAAGCGGCTCTTTTCAGTGGCCGCAAGCAGAGATCCTCAGGCAGTAGAGAACCACACGGAGCCCCCGCCGGTGCTAGCTCCGCCACAACAG GGCCTCGGCCACCGTACCACCTCCTTCTCAGTCCTGGACATCTTGGACCCCAACAAGTTCACGAGCAACCGGCGACACACGTCGCTGTCGCAGCACGTGAGCCACCACGTGGAGCGCGAGCTGATCGCTTGCGATGCGGAGAACCGGAGAGCAGGGCCAGGGGAGCGCGAGCTCAGCAGCCTGGAGCCCAGCAAGAGTTGCTACGTCGCAGAGGAATACCAGAGCA AGGACAGTTTTGTATACCGAAGTCCAGATGAGGAGGACTATCACCGCTCTGGGACTCCAGACTCTGAGGGTCCGGATGGGATCTACAGCAGCGAGGAGAGCAGCTCTGCTCTGCCTAGCAACGGAGACAGAGAGATGGGCCAGCACGGCCACTCTGACCCCAGCAGAGACACAAAGAGCCCTGGTGGAGGGCCCCCCGCTCAGATCAGCAGCGGTCAGACCAACGCAGGGCAGGGCACCAAGCCCAAGAGGAAACGCTCCGGCTCGGACTCCAAGTCAGGGAAGCCCCGCAGGGCCCGGACTGCCTTCACCTATGAGCAGCTGGTAGCGCTGGAAAACAAATTCAAGTCCACACGCTACCTGTCGGTGTGCGAACGCCTCAACTTGGCCCTGTCCCTGTCCCTCACCGAGACCCAGGTCAagatctggttccagaaccgccGGACAAAGTGGAAGAAGCAGAACCCTGGAGCCGATACCTCAGCCCCCACGGCGGGGGGAGCCGGAGGAGCAGGGGGCGGAGGTGGGGGAACAGGGGGAGGCCTGGGCAGCCTGAGTCCTCTGAGCCCATCTCCTCCGGTCAGTGGCCACCTGGCCATGCACGCTGGCTACGCCGGACACCACCACCCCCCCACAGGAAGCCTGGTGCAGCTGCCTTTCCTCACCGCCAGCCATGTCCTGTC